Proteins from a genomic interval of Thamnophis elegans isolate rThaEle1 chromosome 2, rThaEle1.pri, whole genome shotgun sequence:
- the LOC116503301 gene encoding uncharacterized protein LOC116503301 produces the protein MALQPKSALAAQAVMNISKAEEVRKETELIMKPHANWEEYLMPGPISIAILGELACIAAREGDFAINLAPPQGGYKYIRYPDSFQASLMQVSNSGWHAFSTAHKNMDGIRLLSMSVPEQIKMVIKTLFQDDLTLIDALLPGQLSSLKSIADECSSLAKAVDNKFHDVMSLIEELLEVCTSSKSQYEKGLAETRRALEDLRLRKEAAEDAKVKAEEYYKEIKNKVTETFDDYRKAIDSIPTGWNAAILEFTSTIRETLTVPIATLTSFLSFKENMLPSPIHFRSEEDCGSEDDFIAMNNICALSPRMLPLVNALKTVVDDEGNIDMDLLYNKKHNEITAIWTKNKSQQLLEKIKKERKCSMKKLAVKICNYIIEISNILIEVVESGNINKKKLLKKMDVLSDDIITFDSRSKSCHRTSPFGPMAPNMAKSQKKVQEESTSAVKNSVLKIEQTKEILKISQEEYQKSFDNFKQQNNDLLDVLNEMRNCEKKEIDFEKAKQMLIKGLDAMGRVKEQWEKMVRFFQMISNLMDSCLNKSLTDFVKSAENLPQIPNYSHRDFVVDMIYKQAFNASNIAHLVHMISDTYTEVSSKYLMDQVGSLSRLISMDPSDPKFQVERLKLADGCDSARQAIGDLVVKQKKEFENNIHARVAKINSELKAVLPEVPEAERKAIEHNVQKGMREITQDEADQFM, from the coding sequence ATGGCTCTCCAGCCCAAAAGTGCACTTGCTGCACAAGCCGTAATGAACATCAGCAAAGCAGAGGAAGTCCGAAAAGAGACAGAACTGATAATGAAGCCCCATGCGAACTGGGAGGAGTACCTGATGCCTGGGCCCATCTCCATTGCCATCTTAGGAGAGCTGGCTTGCATTGCTGCAAGAGAAGGAGACTTTGCCATCAATCTTGCCCCACCCCAGGGAGGCTACAAATATATCAGGTATCCGGACTCCTTCCAGGCTTCCCTGATGCAGGTGAGCAACAGTGGTTGGCATGCCTTCAGCACTGCCCACAAGAATATGGACGGCATCCGGCTCCTTTCTATGAGTGTCCCTGAGCAAATCAAGATGGTCATCAAGACCTTATTCCAGGATGACCTTACCTTGATAGATGCCTTACTCCCTGGACAACTGTCCAGCCTGAAATCGATTGCAGACGAATGTTCTTCTTTAGCTAAGGCAGTTGACAATAAGTTCCATGATGTCATGTCTCTGATTGAGGAACTCTTGGAGGTGTGTACAAGTTCCAAATCGCAGTACGAAAAAGGGCTGGCAGAAACCAGACGTGCCTTAGAAGACCTGAGACTAAGAAAGGAAGCAGCTGAAGATGCCAAGGTGAAAGCAGAGGAATATTACAAGGAAATAAAGAACAAAGTGACTGAAACATTTGACGATTATAGAAAAGCGATCGATAGCATCCCTACCGGCTGGAATGCTGCAATTCTGGAATTCACTTCAACTATACGAGAAACCTTGACGGTGCCGATTGCCACTCTGACATCCTTTCTCAGCTTTAAGGAAAATATGTTGCCTAGTCCAATCCACTTCAGAAGTGAGGAAGACTGTGGAAGTGAGGATGACTTTATAGCCATGAACAATATCTGTGCCCTGTCACCTCGAATGTTGCCATTGGTGAACGCTCTTAAAACTGTGGTGGATGACGAAGGTAACATTGACATGGATCTCCTCTACAATAAAAAACACAATGAAATCACAGCCATATGGACCAAAAATAAATCTCAGCAGCTgttagaaaaaattaaaaaagaaagaaagtgcagcATGAAAAAATTGGCAGTGAAAATATGTAATTACATAATAGAAATTTCCAATATATTAATTGAAGTAGTAGAGTCAGGGAACATAAACAAGAAGAAACTGTTAAAGAAAATGGATGTTCTCTCAGATGATATCATTACTTTCGATAGCAGAAGCAAATCCTGTCACCGCACATCCCCTTTTGGTCCCATGGCGCCAAATATGGCCAAATCCCAGAAAAAAGTTCAAGAAGAGTCGACGTCGGCAGTGAAAAACAGTGTTTTGAAAATAGAGCAAACTAAAGAAATACTGAAGATAAGCCAAGAAGAATACCAGAAAAGTTTCGACAACTTTAAGCAGCAGAATAACGATTTGCTGGATGTACTCAATGAAATGAGGAATTGTGAAAAAAAGGAGATTGATTTTGAAAAAGCCAAACAGATGCTGATCAAAGGCCTGGATGCCATGGGAAGAGTGAAGGAGCAGTGGGAGAAAATGGTGCGTTTCTTCCAGATGATCTCCAACCTCATGGactcctgtctcaataaaagccTAACAGACTTTGTGAAATCTGCTGAAAATCTTCCCCAAATTCCAAATTACTCCCACAGAGACTTCGTCGTAGATATGATCTATAAGCAAGCCTTCAACGCCTCTAACATAGCTCACCTGGTGCACATGATATCCGATACCTACACTGAGGTTTCTTCAAAGTACCTGATGGATCAAGTGGGCAGCCTGAGTAGGCTGATTTCCATGGACCCTTCCGATCCCAAATTCCAAGTGGAGCGTCTCAAACTAGCAGACGGCTGTGACAGTGCCCGACAAGCCATAGGGGACCTGGTCGTTAAGCAAAAGAAAGAATTCGAAAATAATATCCATGCCAGAGTGGCAAAAATCAACTCtgagctgaaggctgtcttgCCGGAAGTGCCCGAAGCAGAGAGAAAAGCTATTGAACATAATGTGCAAAAAGGAATGAGGGAAATCACCCAGGATGAAGCTGATCAATTTATGTAG